The Gemmatimonadota bacterium nucleotide sequence GCCCGCGAGATGCTGCGTCGCACGGCGGTCGTGTGAACCGATTGATCCCGCGAAGGACGGCGGCATGAGTCCGGATTCCGAAGGGAACGGAAGCACGAGACGGTTCTGGACACCGCCCAATGTGCTGTCCCTTTCGCGCATCGCCGCCGTTCCGTTCATTTACTGGAGTTTCGCCGGGGATGCGCGCCTGGCCCTGTACGGACTCGTTGGGTGCGCCTTTCTGACGGACGCGGCCGACGGTTACCTGGCGCGCCGCTTCCACTGGGCATCCCGATGGGGGCTGGTACTCGACCCGTTGGCCGACAAGATCCTGGTCGGCAGCCTGTCGGTCTTTCTGGTCCTGTTCCGGGAATTCCCGCTGTGGGCGGCCGCGCTGATCATCGCCCGCGACCTGTCCATTCTGATTGCGGGCGCGTACCTGTATCTCAAGCCCGGGAACGTGGTCCTGCCAGCCGACCGGGTCGGCAAGCTGACCACCCTGGCCATGGGCGTCGCGCTGGTCCTCTACGTTGTAGAGTGGCAGCCGTACGGAACGTGGGCCCTCTGGGCGGCCCTCTGCTGCGTGGTCGGATCGGGCCTGCACTACATCCTGGAATTCGCGCGGCGGGAAAGAACGGTCACATGAATCGCGGGGCATCGAAATGGGCAGTCACCGGTTGGCATCACCTGTCGTTCGAACGGCCCGAAGACTGGAGCATCGGCGCGGTATCGGGCGATTTTACGACGGGCTATCTGCGGCTCGACGACACGGAGATGCCCCGTTTCGAGCTGAGGTGGGAGCGCACGCGCGGCCGGGAAGCGCCCGATCAGGTGGTCGCGAGGTATCTCAAGAACCTCACCGGAAAGGGCGGGAAGAAGGCGCCGCCCGTCAAGATCCGGCGCGACCTGGCGCTCATCAAGGACGAATCCGTACTGGCGGAACGGACGGTGGAGGGGTTTCACTGGCGGACGGAAGGACCCGAGCCCCTGCAGGCCTACGGCTGCCTGTGGATGTGCGAAACCTGCGGCCGCACGGTCTTCGCCCAGGTCCTCGGACGGGGGGGAGAGTCCATGATGACCCGGGCCTCGAGACTGCTGAGCACCCTGGACGACCACGCGCGCGGCGACACCGCCACCTGGGCCGTGTACGGGCTGCGCATCGAGCTGCCGTCCGACTACGTCCTGAAGCAACACTCCTTCATGACGGGCCGTATCGAGTTGACTTTCCAGCGCGGCGGCGCCAGATTGGAACTGTTACGGATGAGCCTTGCCGAAATGCACCTGGAGGGCCGGACGTTCCCGGACTGGTTCCAGGACACCTATAGCAGCGAAATCGACGTCTGGATCGACGACGCCGGTCCCACGGGCGGACATCCGTCCATCGGAGGGACGGGCCAGGGCGTGGATCCCGAGACGGTGCACAGCCGCATGGCGTGGCTGCCGTGGCGGCGACCGCAAAAAAAACCATTGAGTTGTCGCGGCTGGCATTGTATCGATGGCAATAGGATATATGTGCTGCGACACCAGGATGAATCGCACCGGCCCGAGTTTCTGGATGAAATAGCCGGTACGGTGGTCTGCCACTGATCTCGGGGTCGTAACCATGCAATTGTTTCGAAAGAAGCCGCCCCCGCTGCCCCGAAGGGAGTTGTTGCGCGCGAAGCCGGTTCGCAATGAGAAGCTGACCTGCGAGGAGAACTCCGACGGGGAGATCGTGCTGGGCATTCCGAGGCGCAAGACCTGGTGGATCAACACCATGTCCCGGATGTTCTACGTGCCGAGCCGGCGGACGGTGGTGCTGGACCGGATCGGTTCGTTCCTTTGGGGGTTGTGTGACGGGCAGAATACGGTAGACCACGTCATATCGACGATCCGGACCGAATACAAACTGGAACGCAAGGAAGCGGAGATCTCCACGCTGACGTACCTGAAACAACTCACGGAGAAGGGGTTGATCGGACTGGCCGTGGCAAACAGAAAAGGAGAAAGGAACGCATGACGACGGAATCGGCCGCGACGGCCGGCACGACGGAGAAACAGATATCGCTGCCCCTGTCCAAGGCGATCGAAATCAGCTTCCGCAGCCTGAGGATCCGGTTCTGGCGGTCGCTGATAACGATCGGAGGCATCTTCTTCGGCATCGCCTTTCTCATGTCCATCCTGACCAGCGCCTCCATCAACGAAGCGCTCGTGGAAGGCGGTTCCCCCCAGGTCCGGGCATTGCTGGAACAGAAGGGCGCGGACGGCGATTCCGCGACGCAGCAGGTATGGCTTGTTTCCCTCTCTCTGCTCGTGTGCGTCGTCGGCATCACCAACGCCATGCTGATGTCGGTGACCGAAAGGTACCGTGAAATCGGAACCATGAAGTGCCTGGGGGCCCTGGACAAGTTCATCATTCAACTTTTCGTGCTGGAGTCCACCTTCCAGGGACTGGTCGGATCGGTAGGCGGGGTCATCATGGGCTGCCTGTTCATGCTGATCTCGATGATGACCTCCTATGGATGGGATCCCCTGGTGCTCTTCCCGGTATTTGAGGTGGCCCAAAGCGGCCTGTATTCGCTGGGGGCCGGACTGGGGCTCGCCATCATCGGAGCGCTGTACCCCGCGTACCGGGCATCCCAGATGCCGCCGGCCGACGCCATGCGTACGGAAGTCTGACGAGGGAATACCACCGGAACACTTTGCTGGATGGCATCAAACCGGAAAGTCGACCTGAAAGGGGCGGGAAATGACTGAAGAGCAGACCGCGGTAATGGACGCGCCGGATACCGAAACCCAGAATATCGTGCGCACCCGCGGGGTCAAGCGGGTGTACCAGATGGGCAAGCTCTCCCTGGAGGCGCTCAAGGGCATCGACATGGAGGTCCAGCGCGGGGAGTACATCTCCATCATGGGCCCGTCGGGCTCGGGCAAGTCCACCCTGTTCAACATGATCGGCGCGCTGGACAAGCCCACGGAGGGCAAGGTCTATATCGACGAGGTCGACGTCGCCCAGCTGGACGCCTACGAACTGGCCTG carries:
- a CDS encoding PqqD family protein, whose translation is MQLFRKKPPPLPRRELLRAKPVRNEKLTCEENSDGEIVLGIPRRKTWWINTMSRMFYVPSRRTVVLDRIGSFLWGLCDGQNTVDHVISTIRTEYKLERKEAEISTLTYLKQLTEKGLIGLAVANRKGERNA
- a CDS encoding CDP-alcohol phosphatidyltransferase family protein is translated as MSPDSEGNGSTRRFWTPPNVLSLSRIAAVPFIYWSFAGDARLALYGLVGCAFLTDAADGYLARRFHWASRWGLVLDPLADKILVGSLSVFLVLFREFPLWAAALIIARDLSILIAGAYLYLKPGNVVLPADRVGKLTTLAMGVALVLYVVEWQPYGTWALWAALCCVVGSGLHYILEFARRERTVT
- a CDS encoding FtsX-like permease family protein, whose amino-acid sequence is MTTESAATAGTTEKQISLPLSKAIEISFRSLRIRFWRSLITIGGIFFGIAFLMSILTSASINEALVEGGSPQVRALLEQKGADGDSATQQVWLVSLSLLVCVVGITNAMLMSVTERYREIGTMKCLGALDKFIIQLFVLESTFQGLVGSVGGVIMGCLFMLISMMTSYGWDPLVLFPVFEVAQSGLYSLGAGLGLAIIGALYPAYRASQMPPADAMRTEV